The Mobula birostris isolate sMobBir1 chromosome 1, sMobBir1.hap1, whole genome shotgun sequence genome contains a region encoding:
- the LOC140199349 gene encoding zinc fingers and homeoboxes protein 1-like, with product MASKRKSKVPCMVPANESLDQNQDLDLITHDDDLPPDISDESLTADGTVVDDETISEKEIQDNQIRKLEGGYECKYCTFETQDLNKFTVHVDSKHPNVILNPSYFCVECNFMTKKYDTLNDHNARYHSGEINFKLKMVKHNNQTVFEQTVEECNSNGIPTNEDQAENTEAALTGISISKTPIMKIKHKIETKRISLSPSLVDEFAARQENNDESVGSNSALGSTSTGGLCINQETNGVIIDSAGMSQLIPPPNSNLIPKVMIPLNSIPTYNTNMDVNTHLVNSFNKFPYPTHSEVVTLKTQTKYTEEQIKIWFTAQRLKHGISWTPEEVEDAKKKLFNGTVHTIPQTITVIPAQISTSNGLQQILQPCQIVGQPGIVLAQVTSTNVVAGNSPVTVTVAGVTNQMQWPKRRTQVSEVGPEAKRPNNSQLPQLASQGGSLNSASGTDPYSVRLKKTKEQLTELKASFNRNAFPSDAEIARIIQVTGLSRGDIKKWFSDTRYNHRNSKSNQSINIAEVTNTIILDSGDDTTTSESLVINQQRRHGWHAFPDFTPQKFKEKSTEQLQILEESFLSNPFPTDDEINKLRTDTKLTRREIDVWFCERRKVKYSEDKNESGKVIDGEVEVKHKDSEEGRTKSHYGQVHATSLASGLAIPKVMAGAASRLYKKTPEQLHLLKSAFVRTQWPSPEEYDQLAADSGLARTDIVSWFGDTRYAWKNGNLKWYYYYQSGNVDSQNGQSHISFRKYKGRGRSRGRPRGRGRYRGNGRSHNWSETPSNKASLGLAASGQNVLEQYYLKHKYLNEEDLDDLVARSHMSYESIRGWFVQRQAEGVVSESNNSDGQYPGEDEKNEPLEEEEDWAAEENEDDASDGSGSSDVWKPPSQKRNEVTEPDDEF from the coding sequence ATGGCCAGCAAAAGGAAGTCTAAAGTTCCTTGTATGGTCCCTGCAAATGAAAGTCTGGACCAGAACCAAGATCTGGATCTGATTACACATGATGATGACCTTCCTCCAGATATTTCTGATGAGAGTTTGACAGCAGATGGTACTGTAGTTGATGATGAGACTATTTCAGAAAAGGAAATACAAGATAATCAAATCAGAAAACTAGAAGGAGGCTATGAATGTAAATATTGTACTTTTGAAACACAGGACTTAAATAAATTTACAGTACATGTTGACTCAAAGCACCCAAATGTTATTCTCAATCCATCCTACTTCTGCGTGGAATGTAATTTTATGACCAAAAAGTATGATACTCTTAATGACCATAATGCtagatatcattcaggtgaaatAAATTTTAAACTTAAAATGGTGAAGCACAATAATCAAACTGTCTTTGAACAGACTGTTGAAGAATGCAACAGTAATGGGATTCCTACAAATGAAGATCAGGCAGAAAACACTGAAGCTGCTTTAACAGGAATATCAATAAGTAAGACACCAATCATGAAGATAAAACATAAAATTGAGACCAAAagaatctctctgtctccaagtTTGGTGGATGAATTCGCTGCTAGACAAGAAAACAATGATGAATCTGTGGGAAGCAACTCAGCTTTGGGATCTACCAGTACCGGTGGACTTTGCATTAACCAAGAAACAAATGGTGTAATAATTGATTCAGCAGGTATGAGTCAATTAATACCACCTCCAAATTCTAATTTAATTCCAAAAGTTATGATTCCTTTAAACAGCATTCCAACTTATAACACTAATATGGATGTAAATACTCACCTAGTGAACTCCTTCAACAAATTCCCCTATCCTACACATTCAGAAGTTGTAACACTAAAAACTCAGACAAAATATACGGAGGAACAAATTAAAATCTGGTTTACTGCTCAACGGCTTAAACATGGTATCAGCTGGACCCCAGAGGAGGTGGAAGATgccaaaaaaaaactgtttaatgGAACTGTGCACACTATACCACAAACAATTACAGTCATACCAGCACAGATTTCAACATCTAATGGATTGCAACAAATCCTCCAGCCTTGTCAGATAGTTGGTCAGCCAGGCATTGTCTTGGCCCAGGTTACCAGTACAAATGTGGTTGCTGGGAATTCTCCTGTCACTGTTACTGTTGCTGGAGTTACAAATCAAATGCAGTGGCCAAAACGCAGAACGCAGGTAAGTGAGGTAGGTCCAGAAGCGAAAAGGCCAAACAACTCTCAGCTTCCTCAACTTGCTTCACAAGGAGGTTCCCTTAATTCTGCCTCGGGCACTGATCCCTACAGTGTCCGCCTCAAAAAGACAAAAGAGCAACTGACAGAGCTAAAGGCTAGCTTTAATAGAAATGCGTTTCCCAGTGATGCAGAGATTGCTCGAATTATACAAGTAACAGGCCTCTCAAGAGGTGACATCAAGAAGTGGTTCAGTGACACAAGGTATAATCATAGGAATTCAAAAAGTAATCAAAGCATTAACATTGCTGAAGTCACCAACACCATAATTTTGGATTCGGGTGATGACACAACGACTTCTGAATCCCTTGTAATAAACCAGCAGCGCAGACATGGGTGGCATGCCTTTCCGGATTTCACTCCCCAGAAGTTTAAAGAGAAAAGTACAGAGCAGCTTCAAATCCTTGAAGAGAGCTTTCTTTCTAATCCATTTCCCACCGATGATGAGATTAACAAGCTAAGGACTGACACAAAACTCACCAGGCGGGAGATTGATGTCTGGTTTTGTGAGAGAAGGAAAGTTAAATATTCAGAAGATAAAAATGAGAGTGGAAAGGTAATCGATGGGGAGGTTGAAGTCAAGCACAAGGACTCTGAAGAAGGGCGCACCAAATCACATTATGGGCAAGTTCATGCTACATCCTTGGCTAGTGGCTTAGCAATACCAAAAGTAATGGCTGGTGCTGCTAGTAGACTGTATAAGAAAACTCCAGAGCAGCTACATTTGCTTAAAAGTGCATTTGTCCGCACACAATGGCCATCCCCTGAGGAATATGACCAATTAGCTGCAGACAGTGGACTGGCCAGAACTGATATAGTAAGTTGGTTTGGAGATACAAGGTATGCTTGGAAAAATGGTAACTTGAAATGGTACTATTATTATCAAAGTGGTAATGTGGACAGTCAAAATGGACAAAGCCACATTTCCTTCAGAAAGTATAAAGGTAGAGGTAGATCGAGAGGTAGACCACGAGgaagaggaaggtacagaggaaatggaaGATCTCACAATTGGAGTGAAACACCGTCAAACAAAGCATCTTTGGGACTTGCTGCTTCAGGTCAAAATGTACTTGAACAATACTATTTGAAACACAAATATTTAAATGAAGAGGACCTTGATGATCTTGTGGCAAGATCACATATGAGTTATGAAAGCATCAGAGGATGGTTTGTACAAAGGCAAGCAGAAGGTGTTGTTTCAGAGAGCAATAACTCGGATGGACAATACCCTGGTGAAGATGAGAAAAATGAGCCACTTGAAGAGGAAGAAGATTGGGCTGCTGAAGAAAATGAAGAtgatgcctctgatggaagtggCAGCAGTGACGTGTGGAAGCCTCCTTCACAAAAGCGAAATGAAGTAACTGAACCAGACGATGAATTCTAA